Proteins from one Victivallis lenta genomic window:
- a CDS encoding helix-turn-helix domain-containing protein — MKNKNGNLLTTQEVAQFLNISARTLSRWKLNRIRIGKRVYYEENLIEKILTEGK, encoded by the coding sequence ATGAAAAATAAAAATGGTAATTTATTGACCACTCAGGAAGTGGCACAGTTCCTCAATATTTCGGCACGTACCCTCAGCCGCTGGAAATTGAACAGAATCAGAATCGGGAAACGAGTCTATTACGAAGAGAACCTTATTGAAAAAATTTTAACGGAGGGAAAATAA
- a CDS encoding terminase gpP N-terminus-related DNA-binding protein, producing the protein MITNTKDFMTLLGFQENDLVSWGASAPDWRFHRSIATAGELWQTNESAEADNYNMYYSISSFKGRGKATEDQVDKVFELVLDIDYGAHHKRAEFENRDHAWQYIKEHFPKPTIIVHTGGGFQLHYKLSTPLSGDANKRHFKMLVAAIARHYRVDFCFSLEHLFRLPFSRNIKSGAEIREVSILEVNPEISYTLEEIQDKFLPSDFSLEEPTSHAVEKSRIASIKKDTQSLFDRSAVAFQLLIRCLKFIPDVSDKVLETAIVNDPVLFDHYHQKRRLVRMDIQRARNKVMEESIECVLPVEKFHLSNPDLSLYDKVRNKFDQQFFNTRSPKIDITLSILDQCNKQEKQALLSLPCSSGKSTAALLFIAAHASANRRFWLVSEKIVDCKRNADALRKLNCNALAFHGRDGECCKVDEQVFRHQNKKRICSECPNPCGAELKYCADEYRLDLPSADVVCCTHAHYKHALANGQFSPNIHMVIIDESPELLENFSFQQKDLSILYKHLADYPPVLELEADMVAIEQLLSDHSCRRIKPLNYDFSEISRYLFMQFHRKAIAMEEFEFALEFCQFFGKNKNIFGIAKDQHYEFIAGTVKLETSVQTIILDGSAKLQSTKWKGFSIIECDQLKTAYPNTHIHCILDNPTKNKLSNKKVFQKIIDATDELLTQSDMNTILFANKNLSSEPILARAIDRLKQTIISKNGNIIPLPRGQHVGSNAGRTAQFSVIAMSLFRTVSAYALQTAICRDEEIDAGRIWGETVFNGKKVLIPKFCRDGSFADKMINQQYLKTLERDLYQAIMRGCIREHSDAEYHVIALVNIPQLVNLLKLDLPKCHIHFLENEVLNLYFQGYSEAEIAQKTGIAKRTVRDQILKVSEYCRLD; encoded by the coding sequence ATGATTACAAATACCAAGGATTTTATGACGCTCTTGGGCTTCCAAGAGAATGATCTTGTCAGTTGGGGAGCCTCAGCTCCTGACTGGCGTTTCCATAGGAGCATCGCCACGGCTGGGGAGCTCTGGCAGACGAATGAGTCGGCAGAAGCTGACAACTATAATATGTATTACTCGATTTCGAGTTTCAAGGGCAGAGGGAAAGCAACCGAGGATCAGGTGGACAAGGTATTCGAGCTTGTATTGGATATTGACTATGGGGCTCACCATAAACGTGCCGAATTCGAAAATCGTGATCATGCGTGGCAATACATCAAGGAACATTTTCCCAAGCCGACCATAATCGTTCATACAGGCGGAGGTTTCCAGCTCCACTATAAACTCTCGACTCCACTTTCAGGGGATGCCAATAAAAGGCACTTCAAAATGCTTGTGGCGGCAATAGCCCGCCACTATCGAGTGGATTTCTGTTTTTCATTGGAGCATTTGTTCCGTTTGCCGTTCTCACGCAACATCAAGTCGGGAGCCGAAATCAGAGAGGTATCCATCTTGGAAGTGAACCCGGAAATATCATATACACTTGAGGAAATTCAGGACAAGTTCCTTCCGTCCGATTTTTCATTGGAAGAACCGACATCCCATGCCGTCGAAAAAAGCAGAATCGCTTCCATTAAAAAGGATACGCAGTCATTATTTGACCGTAGCGCCGTTGCGTTTCAGCTTCTCATCAGATGTTTGAAGTTCATACCGGATGTTTCCGATAAAGTGCTCGAAACCGCAATCGTCAATGATCCGGTGTTGTTCGATCACTATCATCAAAAGCGCCGCTTGGTCAGAATGGACATCCAGAGAGCTCGAAACAAGGTAATGGAAGAATCCATAGAATGTGTCCTTCCTGTCGAGAAATTCCATCTCAGCAACCCGGATTTGAGTTTGTATGACAAGGTCAGGAATAAGTTCGATCAGCAGTTCTTCAATACCCGTTCTCCTAAAATCGATATCACGTTATCCATTCTTGACCAGTGCAATAAACAGGAAAAACAGGCGCTTCTCAGCTTGCCTTGCAGCAGCGGGAAAAGTACAGCCGCTTTGTTATTTATCGCCGCTCATGCTTCGGCGAATCGTCGCTTCTGGTTGGTGTCGGAAAAGATCGTCGATTGCAAGCGCAATGCCGATGCGTTGAGAAAGTTGAACTGTAATGCACTCGCATTTCATGGACGTGACGGGGAATGCTGCAAGGTTGATGAGCAGGTTTTCCGTCATCAGAATAAGAAGCGCATCTGTTCCGAATGTCCCAATCCATGCGGAGCGGAATTGAAGTATTGTGCCGATGAATACCGTTTGGATTTGCCCTCAGCGGATGTCGTTTGCTGTACGCATGCACACTATAAGCATGCGTTGGCAAACGGGCAATTTTCGCCCAATATTCATATGGTCATCATTGATGAAAGTCCTGAATTGCTTGAAAATTTCTCGTTTCAGCAAAAAGACCTCAGCATTTTGTATAAACACTTGGCTGATTATCCTCCCGTCCTTGAATTGGAGGCTGATATGGTGGCAATCGAACAGCTCTTATCCGATCACTCCTGTCGCCGTATCAAGCCGTTGAACTATGATTTTTCTGAAATATCCCGTTACCTCTTTATGCAATTCCATCGCAAGGCAATAGCCATGGAGGAGTTCGAGTTCGCATTGGAATTCTGTCAGTTCTTCGGAAAAAATAAGAATATTTTCGGAATAGCTAAGGATCAGCATTATGAATTCATCGCAGGGACAGTGAAACTTGAAACTTCCGTCCAAACTATCATTTTGGATGGATCAGCCAAACTTCAAAGCACAAAATGGAAAGGCTTTTCCATCATAGAATGCGACCAGTTGAAAACCGCTTATCCGAATACGCATATCCACTGTATTCTCGACAATCCTACCAAGAATAAGTTGTCGAACAAGAAGGTCTTCCAAAAAATTATTGACGCAACCGACGAGCTTCTTACTCAATCCGATATGAATACCATACTTTTTGCCAACAAGAACTTGAGTTCAGAACCCATATTAGCCAGGGCGATTGACCGCCTCAAACAAACCATCATCAGTAAGAATGGCAACATCATTCCGTTACCTCGTGGACAACATGTCGGCAGTAACGCAGGGAGAACAGCTCAATTTTCCGTGATTGCGATGAGTTTGTTCCGTACCGTTTCAGCCTATGCTCTCCAAACGGCAATCTGCCGTGATGAGGAAATCGACGCTGGCAGAATCTGGGGAGAAACGGTTTTCAATGGAAAGAAAGTGCTCATTCCCAAGTTTTGCCGTGACGGTTCTTTTGCGGATAAGATGATCAATCAGCAATACCTCAAAACTCTTGAGCGTGATCTATACCAAGCCATCATGCGTGGCTGTATCAGAGAGCATTCCGATGCCGAATATCACGTGATCGCTTTGGTCAACATTCCTCAGTTAGTCAATTTATTGAAACTTGATCTACCGAAATGTCATATTCATTTTCTCGAAAACGAAGTGCTCAATCTCTATTTTCAAGGATACTCCGAAGCCGAAATTGCCCAAAAAACCGGAATTGCCAAAAGAACGGTCAGGGATCAGATCCTTAAAGTATCCGAATATTGCCGCTTGGACTGA
- a CDS encoding alpha-L-rhamnosidase C-terminal domain-containing protein gives MFFIGGPGNAFCRKVIVLDKPVSGAFAAVIADPHSYACPSWMEIPGMEHNWLLAGSLLKYRLFVNGRTAGIGPARPVDPARTVETHFPLTGILHKGVNVVGVMSRGERFGFALSIRIDFTDGSYREFVTGPDWKVLLANDIFSPVCWKKPALSFPKGSPGPGEQPEHINGERFPYGWLSPDFDDSAWEQAVCLADDKAYSLEPAQIPQYQETRIAPVSIERLDDGRIVVDFGRAVFGSLELACRRAALVEVRLGEELLPYGGVRFQMRTGNCYQEGWSFPEGGARLFQFGLRSFRYAELVGYPGKLIPRSIAALALNSPFDDGDSAFDCSDPRLGQVWQLCKNSVKYTTLDVYQDCPSRERMAYEADAYINMLTHFSVEARTRVARRTILYQMNHYTWPCEWRLFMAPVVYEYFMHTGDRALLKQVYGRLTAECSFHRLLRDGLVPEFPMRVIVDWPQSCRDNYEFGPDNAVPNAFVYWSLDTLSKLAGYLGKKADCTEFAALAAKVKLAFNERLFDPEQELFVDNSKSRHAGFHTNMFAVAFDLVGADRLERVADFIDRSGMKCSVYGAQFYLDALFKCRRADRAIELMTADSDRSWLNMIRLGATVTTEAWNPELKPNMSFVHPWGSAPGNVIPRRLFGLQPTAPGWREFSFDPQPGPLDFGTYRLKTPAGIVAAGFDRRSGELRSSCSLMRNEECPR, from the coding sequence ATGTTTTTCATCGGCGGTCCCGGCAATGCCTTCTGCCGGAAAGTGATTGTTCTCGACAAACCCGTATCCGGCGCATTCGCTGCCGTGATCGCGGACCCACACTCCTACGCCTGCCCCTCGTGGATGGAAATTCCCGGTATGGAACACAACTGGCTGCTTGCCGGCAGTCTCCTCAAATACCGGCTCTTCGTCAATGGCAGGACGGCCGGCATCGGTCCGGCACGTCCCGTCGATCCCGCCCGGACCGTCGAAACCCATTTCCCGCTGACCGGCATTCTTCACAAAGGCGTCAATGTGGTCGGCGTCATGTCGCGCGGCGAACGGTTCGGCTTCGCGCTCTCCATCCGCATCGACTTCACCGACGGCTCGTACCGCGAATTCGTGACCGGTCCGGACTGGAAGGTTCTGCTGGCCAATGATATCTTCTCTCCGGTCTGCTGGAAAAAGCCCGCACTGTCGTTTCCGAAGGGGAGTCCGGGCCCCGGCGAACAGCCGGAACATATCAACGGAGAGCGCTTCCCGTACGGCTGGCTTTCTCCGGATTTCGACGATTCGGCCTGGGAGCAGGCCGTCTGTTTAGCGGATGACAAGGCGTATTCGCTCGAACCGGCGCAGATTCCGCAATATCAGGAGACCCGTATCGCTCCGGTCAGCATTGAGCGTCTTGACGACGGCCGCATCGTCGTCGATTTCGGCCGCGCGGTTTTCGGCTCGCTCGAACTCGCCTGCCGCCGAGCCGCCCTCGTCGAAGTGCGGCTCGGCGAGGAGCTGCTGCCGTACGGAGGCGTCCGCTTTCAGATGCGGACCGGCAACTGTTATCAGGAAGGCTGGAGTTTCCCGGAAGGCGGCGCGCGGCTCTTTCAGTTCGGACTGCGTTCGTTCCGCTATGCCGAGCTAGTCGGCTATCCGGGCAAACTGATTCCGCGCAGCATCGCGGCACTGGCGCTGAACTCACCGTTCGACGACGGCGATTCGGCCTTCGACTGTTCCGATCCGCGACTCGGACAGGTCTGGCAGCTCTGCAAAAACTCAGTCAAGTATACGACGCTCGACGTTTATCAGGATTGTCCGAGCCGTGAACGCATGGCTTACGAGGCGGATGCCTACATCAATATGCTGACCCACTTTTCGGTCGAAGCCCGCACCCGCGTGGCGCGGCGCACGATCCTCTACCAGATGAACCACTATACCTGGCCGTGTGAATGGCGGCTTTTCATGGCGCCGGTCGTCTACGAGTATTTCATGCATACGGGTGACCGCGCCCTGCTCAAACAGGTTTACGGGCGGCTGACGGCCGAATGCAGCTTCCACCGGCTGCTGCGGGACGGCCTTGTGCCGGAGTTCCCGATGCGGGTCATCGTCGACTGGCCGCAGTCCTGCCGCGACAACTATGAATTCGGGCCGGACAACGCCGTGCCGAACGCCTTCGTCTACTGGTCGCTCGACACTCTGTCCAAACTGGCCGGTTATCTCGGGAAAAAAGCGGACTGCACCGAATTCGCCGCCCTCGCCGCAAAGGTGAAGCTGGCGTTCAACGAACGGCTGTTCGACCCGGAGCAGGAGCTCTTCGTCGACAATTCGAAGAGCCGCCATGCCGGATTCCACACGAACATGTTCGCTGTCGCTTTCGATCTGGTCGGGGCGGACCGGCTGGAGCGTGTCGCGGATTTCATCGACCGTTCCGGCATGAAGTGCAGCGTCTACGGCGCGCAGTTCTACCTTGACGCCCTGTTCAAGTGCCGTCGCGCCGACCGGGCGATCGAACTCATGACCGCTGATTCCGACCGGAGCTGGCTCAATATGATCCGGCTCGGGGCAACGGTGACGACGGAAGCGTGGAATCCGGAACTGAAACCGAACATGAGCTTCGTCCACCCGTGGGGAAGCGCTCCGGGCAATGTGATTCCCCGCCGTCTCTTCGGGCTGCAGCCGACGGCGCCGGGCTGGCGGGAATTCTCCTTCGACCCGCAGCCGGGACCGCTCGACTTCGGAACATACCGGCTGAAGACGCCGGCGGGAATCGTGGCGGCCGGCTTCGACCGCCGCAGCGGAGAACTCCGTTCCAGCTGTTCTCTCATGCGCAACGAGGAGTGTCCACGCTGA
- a CDS encoding YhcH/YjgK/YiaL family protein yields MIYDSMKNFAAYRKLAPEAWEKVSAFLAGCTPETPAGRYELDGDRVYAMVQGYETHDADPDKLEIHRKYVDIQLLLSGEESIVCRSVAGLKETVPYNAEKDIAFYRLAIEQSVPLTLVPGNFAVFFPEEGHMPGVSCAGELYCRECPVASEQPYPPTPPRHVVKVVVKIAANAL; encoded by the coding sequence ATGATTTACGATTCGATGAAAAATTTTGCGGCCTACCGGAAACTGGCTCCGGAGGCATGGGAAAAGGTGTCGGCGTTTCTGGCCGGCTGCACGCCGGAGACGCCGGCCGGCCGCTATGAGCTCGACGGCGACCGCGTATATGCGATGGTGCAGGGGTACGAGACACACGATGCGGACCCGGACAAGCTCGAGATTCACCGGAAATACGTCGACATCCAGCTTCTGCTCTCCGGCGAGGAGTCGATCGTCTGCCGCTCCGTCGCCGGTTTGAAGGAGACGGTTCCGTATAATGCGGAGAAAGACATTGCGTTTTACCGGCTTGCGATCGAGCAATCGGTTCCGTTGACGCTCGTTCCGGGCAACTTCGCCGTATTTTTCCCGGAAGAGGGGCATATGCCCGGCGTGAGCTGCGCCGGGGAACTCTACTGCCGCGAGTGTCCGGTGGCCTCCGAGCAGCCGTATCCGCCGACGCCGCCGCGCCATGTCGTGAAGGTTGTCGTCAAAATCGCCGCAAACGCGCTTTAA